In a genomic window of Cydia fagiglandana chromosome 8, ilCydFagi1.1, whole genome shotgun sequence:
- the LOC134666721 gene encoding ATP-dependent RNA helicase SUV3 homolog, mitochondrial, whose translation MYKGFTRILALYCTEKAQSCVSPFIRTNVLCTRKGKLGCIGYVFKRTKKHDRGGPSALFVPVPVKPNPDDMNIGEEFTGRLKKQDLLKILNRFYQKPEIRVLASENGLDDQLLHQAFLSFRRHCLEHDLPPDLHITISDIIQGAGHIDDLFPYFLRHARLAFPHLDCLDDLKKISDLRTPANWYPQARSMNRKIVFHAGPTNSGKTYHAMERFLEAKSGVYCGPLKLLATEIYHKSNKRGTPCDLITGEERRHASQSSSLIESDLESTSETSDTLIEIETELTPSSHTACTVEMTSLNNTYEVAIIDEIQMIGDRGRGWAWTRAILGLQADEIHLCGEGGAINLVEEICNTTGEELEVRTYKRLTELKVEDCALASLDNVKPGDCIVCFNKNDIYSVSRAIEQRGHEVAVIYGSLPPGTKLAQANKFNDPDSACKVMVATDAIGLGINLSIRRIIFYSLIKPVINEDGDKEMDVISISQALQIAGRAGRYGSAWETGYVTTYRPEDLPTLKELLSKPPDPVTQAGLHPTSEQMELYAYHLPHASLSSLMDIFVHLCTVDDSLYFMCNTEAFKFLAEMIQHVPLPLRARYVFCCAPINNKLPFVCATFLKMVRQYSRNEPITKNWMSNTVDWPLPAPKTIMDLVHLEAVFDVLELYLWLSYRFPDMFPDVKLVREMETELDAIIQQGIFQITRLLRNSEQVLREDSEDAAHARHRKPRAHARDESKGKLSEMLVSKGLITPQMLKKLQQELSIDKKPDTVRAKPNRNRRK comes from the exons ATGTATAAAGGCTTCACAAGAATATTGGCTCTTTATTGTACAGAAAAGGCACAGTCATGTGTTTCTCCATTTATAAGAACAAATGTGTTATGCACTCGGAAAGGGAAGTTGGGTTGTATAGGTTATGTTTTTAAGAGGACTAAAAAACACGACCGCGGCGGGCCATCCGCATTATTTGTCCCTGTGCCGGTGAAGCCGAATCCTGATGACATGAACATAGGCGAGGAGTTCACGGGACGATTGAAAAAACAAGACTTACTAAAGATTTTGAACCGGTTTTATCAAAAGCCAGAAATACGCGTTTTAGCGTCTGAGAACGGCTTGGATGACCAGTTATTGCATCAGGCATTCCTGTCCTTCAGAAGACATTGTTTAGAACATGATCTGCCGCCTGATTTACACATAACTATAAGTGATATAATCCAAG GTGCTGGGCACATTGATGACTTGTTTCCCTATTTTCTCCGCCATGCTAGATTAGCCTTCCCACATTTAGACTGTTTAGATGACTTGAAGAAAATATCTGACTTAAGAACTCCAGCAAACTG GTACCCTCAAGCAAGGAGTATGAACAGAAAGATAGTGTTCCACGCTGGTCCAACCAACTCTGGAAAGACATACCACGCCATGGAACGGTTCCTTGAAGCAAAGTCTGGCGTTTACTGCGGTCCGCTCAAACTGCTGGCCACGGAGATATACCATAAATCTAATAAGAGG GGCACACCCTGTGACCTAATCACTGGTGAGGAGCGCAGGCATGCTAGCCAGAGCAGCTCCCTCATTGAGTCGGACCTGGAATCTACCTCGGAGACCTCAGACACACTTATAGAGATTGAGACTGAGCTAACACCATCCAGCCACACCGCCTGCACTGTGGAGATGACTTCACTCAATAATACTT ACGAAGTGGCAATAATTGACGAAATACAAATGATTGGAGACAGAGGGCGCGGGTGGGCATGGACGAGAGCGATATTAG GATTACAAGCAGATGAGATACATTTATGTGGCGAAGGCGGCGCGATTAATCTAGTCGAAGAGATATGCAACACGACTGGTGAAGAGTTAGAG gtGCGCACATACAAAAGGCTAACGGAACTCAAAGTAGAGGACTGCGCTCTAGCGTCACTCGATAACGTCAAACCAGGGGACTGTATAGTCTGCTTCAACAAAAACGACATCTACAGCGTGAGCCGAGCCATTGAACAGAG GGGTCATGAAGTAGCGGTAATATACGGAAGCTTACCACCCGGCACTAAGCTGGCCCAAGCCAACAAGTTCAACGACCCGGACAGCGCGTGCAAAGTCATGGTGGCGACGGACGCCATAGGACTTGGGATCAACTT GAGCATAAGAAGAATAATTTTCTACTCCCTAATAAAACCTGTAATAAACGAAGACGGCGATAAGGAAATGGATGTTATAAGTATATCACAGGCTTTACAAATCGCAG GTCGCGCCGGTCGCTACGGCAGCGCGTGGGAGACCGGGTACGTGACCACATACAGGCCGGAAGACCTGCCAACACTCAAGGAGCTACTCAGCAAACCGCCAGACCCGGTCACCCAAGCCGGCCTCCATCCCACCTCAGAACAGATGGAGCTGTATGCGTACCACCTACCTCACGCTAGCCTTAGCAGTCTCATG GATATTTTCGTCCACCTCTGCACCGTCGACGACTCGCTATACTTCATGTGCAACACGGAAGCATTCAAGTTCCTAGCGGAGATGATTCAACACGTGCCTCTACCTCTACGAGCGCGCTACGTGTTTTGCTGCGCGCCCATTAACAACAAACTGCCTTTTGTGTGCGCCACCTTCCTCAAG aTGGTCCGCCAATATAGCCGCAACGAGCCGATCACGAAGAACTGGATGTCAAACACAGTTGATTGGCCGCTACCCGCACCGAAGACTATTATGGACTTAGTTCATCTTGAAGCTGTGTTCGACGTCCTTGAACTATATCTATGGTTGAG TTACCGGTTTCCAGATATGTTTCCCGACGTGAAGTTAGTCAGAGAAATGGAGACAGAACTGGATGCCATCATTCAACAAGGCATTTTCCAGATTACCAG GTTACTAAGAAATTCTGAGCAAGTGCTTCGGGAAGACAGCGAGGACGCGGCTCACGCGAGACACAGAAAGCCGAGAGCTCACGCGAGAGACGAGAGCAAGGGGAAGCTCTCAGAAATGCTAGTGTCTAAG